A single window of Syntrophotalea acetylenica DNA harbors:
- a CDS encoding catalase: protein MAEDKSDKSKKLTTNAGAPVVDNNNIMTAGPRGPVLLQDTWFLEKMANFDREVIPERRMHAKGSGAYGVFTVTHDITSYTKAKIFSEVGKKTEMFVRFSTVAGERGAADAERDIRGFAMKYYTEEGNWDLVGNNTPVFFLKDPLKFPDLNHVVKRDPRTNLRSAKNNWDFWTLLPEALHQVTITMSDRGIPCSYRHMNGYGSHTYSLINAKNERFWVKFHFKTRQGIKCLTDCEAEAVIGKDRESNQRDLYESIEKGDFPGWKMQIQIMTDEQARTCPFNPFDLTKVWPHGDYPVMDVGEFELNRNPDNYFAEVEQAAFNPANIVPGIGYSPDKMLQGRLFSYGDAQRYRLGVNHHLIPVNRPRCPFHSYHRDGQMRVDGNYGSTLGYEPNGYGEWQEQPEYAEPPLELSGAAAHWNHREDNDDYYSQPGDLFRLMSPEQQQALFGNTARAMGDAPREIKIRHIGNCMKADPAYGRGVAEAMGIPLEEIPE, encoded by the coding sequence ATGGCAGAGGATAAATCCGACAAGTCGAAAAAACTCACCACCAACGCCGGCGCTCCCGTGGTGGACAACAACAACATCATGACCGCCGGTCCGCGCGGCCCGGTGCTGCTGCAGGACACCTGGTTTCTGGAAAAAATGGCCAATTTCGACCGCGAGGTGATCCCCGAACGCCGCATGCATGCCAAAGGGTCGGGGGCTTACGGCGTTTTTACCGTAACGCATGACATCACCAGCTACACCAAAGCGAAAATTTTCTCCGAGGTCGGCAAGAAAACCGAGATGTTCGTGCGTTTCTCCACCGTCGCAGGCGAGCGCGGTGCGGCCGACGCCGAGCGGGATATCCGTGGCTTTGCCATGAAGTACTACACTGAAGAAGGCAACTGGGACCTGGTCGGCAACAACACGCCGGTGTTTTTCCTCAAGGATCCGCTGAAATTCCCCGACCTCAACCATGTGGTCAAGCGCGATCCCCGCACCAACCTGCGCAGCGCCAAAAACAACTGGGATTTCTGGACCCTGCTTCCCGAAGCCTTGCACCAGGTGACCATCACCATGAGCGACCGCGGAATCCCCTGCTCCTACCGGCACATGAACGGCTACGGCAGCCATACCTACAGCCTTATAAACGCCAAGAACGAGCGTTTCTGGGTCAAGTTCCATTTCAAGACCCGGCAGGGCATCAAGTGCCTGACCGACTGCGAGGCCGAAGCAGTGATCGGCAAGGACCGGGAAAGCAATCAGCGCGATCTTTACGAAAGCATCGAGAAAGGCGATTTTCCGGGCTGGAAGATGCAGATCCAGATCATGACCGACGAGCAGGCGCGCACCTGTCCCTTCAACCCCTTCGACCTGACCAAGGTCTGGCCCCACGGCGACTACCCGGTAATGGATGTCGGTGAATTCGAACTCAACCGCAACCCGGACAACTACTTCGCCGAAGTCGAACAGGCGGCGTTCAACCCGGCCAACATCGTACCGGGCATCGGCTATTCGCCGGACAAGATGCTGCAAGGGCGACTGTTTTCCTATGGGGATGCACAACGCTACCGGCTCGGCGTCAACCACCACCTGATCCCGGTCAACCGCCCCCGCTGCCCGTTCCACAGCTACCATCGCGACGGTCAGATGCGCGTCGATGGCAACTACGGCAGTACGCTCGGTTATGAGCCCAACGGCTACGGCGAATGGCAGGAACAGCCCGAATACGCCGAACCGCCGCTGGAACTCTCGGGGGCGGCGGCGCACTGGAACCACCGGGAAGATAATGACGATTACTACAGCCAACCGGGCGACCTGTTCCGACTGATGAGCCCCGAACAGCAGCAGGCCCTGTTCGGCAACACCGCCCGCGCCATGGGGGACGCCCCGCGCGAAATCAAGATCCGCCACATCGGCAACTGCATGAAAGCCGATCCGGCCTATGGCCGGGGCGTCGCCGAAGCCATGGGCATTCCGCTGGAGGAGATCCCCGAATAA
- a CDS encoding lipopolysaccharide kinase InaA family protein, with protein sequence MFCSLSGSRRSARRRGDALSIPEDFFGINIATSEDERCDDYVIARLRELDIRNVRLAFSYCSLNGPAQRMLDRLLSAEFTVSLVLLPPREDAARMLTDNQSRERWRHFVRGVFGRYAGKVADFEIGSTPNRRRWSGFRPSGYLRAWQIACEEAAPRAVTLAGPNVQDFEPFYNAVILNAMRRMGHVPRIHTNNLFVERVIEPEARDHRVLGRWATDLLGFDLVKKARLLQGLGKRAGCLKTVATCQFWSTRRLMRWSVFPQEKKVDYLIRYLLLAASSGALDRVFWGPMICGRDGLIDDRACGYPKVDQSTFYRSVRGAVDALVIMPAFHALGHVARRLRGARCDLVSGHSRGARLFAFTGSDGRLFHVGWCRDGQALRLSDLYGADQLQGAVFSDFRGNPVAFPTVINERPLFIDFPGLREQLLPEHLSVMNTCDSKIIYPHLPDLQGMPWRNQAWRGAFIRSRHCPSGDLGDLLAPENLTCLPEREVLRDRRNRLWNIAHPQDPAKQLTVKFNRPRGIKRLAYLFKPSKGVRHWNTAAHMLRHGIGTPTPIAFYERHRFSGIRDSYYICEYIPDAFSSRHVCRAFSQGESGYRGYDKQQWFDMLSGFIFQMHQAGILHRDLSVGNLMLTQKADGRITPYLIDIGRARVLKEVNDRHRVLDLMRICYKLDWPDRELFIQTYCRRLGHPLPAWWRWAVRYYEFKQGGKKSAKGMFRKQR encoded by the coding sequence GTGTTTTGTTCACTTTCCGGTTCGAGGCGATCGGCGCGGCGGCGGGGGGATGCTTTATCTATTCCCGAGGATTTTTTCGGCATCAACATTGCGACCTCCGAAGATGAACGCTGCGATGATTACGTGATCGCCCGCTTGCGGGAGCTCGATATCCGCAATGTCCGATTGGCTTTTTCCTATTGCAGTTTGAACGGCCCGGCGCAGAGGATGCTTGACAGACTTCTGTCCGCCGAGTTCACGGTCAGCCTGGTGCTGCTTCCTCCACGAGAGGACGCCGCGCGTATGTTGACCGATAACCAGAGCCGGGAGCGCTGGCGGCATTTTGTTCGCGGGGTTTTTGGCCGCTATGCCGGAAAAGTCGCGGATTTTGAGATCGGCAGCACGCCCAACCGCCGTCGGTGGTCCGGCTTCAGGCCCAGCGGCTACCTGCGGGCCTGGCAGATTGCCTGCGAAGAGGCCGCGCCCCGCGCTGTGACCCTGGCCGGTCCCAATGTGCAGGATTTCGAGCCTTTTTATAATGCCGTCATTCTCAACGCCATGCGGCGCATGGGCCACGTGCCGCGGATCCATACCAACAACCTGTTTGTGGAGCGGGTTATCGAACCGGAAGCACGCGATCATCGTGTGCTGGGGCGTTGGGCGACCGATCTGCTCGGGTTCGATCTGGTAAAAAAAGCCCGCCTGCTGCAAGGCCTGGGAAAAAGAGCCGGGTGCCTGAAGACCGTTGCGACCTGTCAATTCTGGTCCACCAGGCGCCTGATGCGCTGGTCCGTGTTTCCCCAGGAAAAGAAGGTCGACTATCTGATCCGCTACCTGCTGCTGGCCGCCAGCAGTGGTGCTCTGGACCGGGTTTTCTGGGGGCCGATGATCTGTGGCCGGGACGGGCTGATCGACGATCGGGCCTGCGGCTATCCCAAGGTCGACCAATCAACCTTTTACCGGTCGGTACGCGGCGCGGTCGACGCATTGGTCATTATGCCTGCGTTTCACGCGCTGGGTCATGTCGCGCGCCGGCTGCGCGGCGCCCGTTGCGACCTGGTGTCGGGTCACAGCCGGGGGGCGAGGCTTTTTGCCTTCACCGGTTCCGACGGACGGCTCTTTCACGTTGGCTGGTGCCGCGACGGCCAGGCGTTGCGGCTGTCGGATCTTTATGGTGCGGATCAACTGCAGGGTGCCGTTTTCTCGGATTTTCGCGGCAATCCCGTCGCTTTTCCCACGGTTATCAACGAGCGGCCCCTGTTCATCGATTTTCCGGGGCTGCGTGAGCAACTTCTGCCGGAGCATCTGTCTGTCATGAACACTTGCGATTCGAAAATCATATATCCCCATCTTCCCGACCTGCAGGGCATGCCCTGGCGAAACCAGGCGTGGCGCGGCGCTTTTATTCGCAGCCGTCATTGCCCGTCCGGAGATCTCGGGGATCTTCTGGCCCCGGAAAATCTGACCTGCCTTCCCGAGCGCGAAGTGCTGCGCGACCGGCGCAACCGCTTGTGGAATATCGCACATCCGCAGGATCCGGCAAAGCAGCTCACCGTGAAGTTCAACCGCCCCCGGGGCATCAAGCGACTGGCCTATCTTTTCAAGCCCAGCAAGGGCGTGCGGCACTGGAATACGGCAGCGCACATGCTCAGGCACGGCATCGGTACCCCGACGCCCATCGCTTTTTACGAGCGTCATCGCTTCAGCGGCATCCGGGACAGTTATTATATCTGCGAGTATATTCCCGACGCTTTTTCCTCCCGTCACGTTTGCCGGGCCTTCAGCCAGGGGGAGTCCGGCTACCGTGGCTACGATAAGCAGCAGTGGTTCGATATGCTGAGCGGCTTCATATTCCAAATGCACCAGGCCGGCATCCTGCATCGGGATCTTTCCGTCGGCAACCTGATGCTTACCCAGAAGGCCGACGGCCGCATAACACCCTACCTGATCGACATCGGCCGCGCCCGGGTGCTGAAGGAGGTCAACGACAGGCATCGCGTGCTGGATCTGATGCGGATCTGTTACAAGCTGGATTGGCCGGATCGTGAACTCTTTATCCAGACATACTGCAGGCGCCTCGGGCATCCGCTGCCCGCGTGGTGGCGATGGGCGGTGCGGTACTACGAATTCAAGCAGGGCGGCAAAAAATCCGCCAAGGGCATGTTTCGCAAGCAACGCTGA
- a CDS encoding Fur family transcriptional regulator, producing MKTTPCRDTAGPDLAAFTEFCRRQGIKPTRQRIEIYRELRAREDHPSAEIIYGQVKKRLPAISLDTVYRTLRLFEQQGIISRVSAPGESMRFDGNLQHHHHFICTECGSVRDFYSDAFDSLTAPEQVVEFGDIRSVHVEVRGVCHDCRNKTGEKPPPSP from the coding sequence TTGAAAACCACCCCATGCCGTGACACCGCGGGCCCGGACCTTGCGGCTTTTACCGAATTCTGCCGTCGGCAGGGCATCAAACCGACCCGGCAGCGCATCGAAATCTACCGGGAGCTGCGGGCGAGAGAGGATCATCCGAGCGCGGAAATCATCTATGGCCAGGTAAAAAAACGCCTTCCCGCAATTTCCCTGGACACGGTCTACCGCACCCTGCGCCTTTTTGAACAACAAGGCATCATCTCCCGCGTCAGTGCGCCCGGAGAAAGCATGCGCTTTGACGGCAATCTGCAGCACCACCACCATTTCATCTGCACTGAATGCGGCTCGGTACGGGATTTTTACAGCGACGCATTTGACAGCCTCACCGCTCCGGAACAAGTGGTCGAGTTCGGCGACATCCGCTCCGTCCACGTCGAGGTGCGGGGCGTCTGCCATGACTGTCGAAACAAAACCGGGGAAAAACCACCCCCATCACCTTGA
- the rbr gene encoding rubrerythrin: MTLKGSRTEKNILTAFAGESQARNRYTYFASQAKKDGFVQIADIFEETANQEKEHAKRLFKLLEGGEVEICAAFPAGVIGDTATNLEEAAAGENHEHAQMYPGFAKIAREEGFEAIADIFMAIAVAEKQHEKRYRALLANIKNGKVFKKDSPAVWRCRNCGYLHEGTQAPAECPACAHPQAHFELLGENY, translated from the coding sequence ATGACCCTTAAAGGCAGCAGAACCGAGAAGAACATCCTTACCGCCTTCGCCGGTGAATCCCAGGCCCGCAACCGCTACACCTACTTCGCCAGCCAGGCCAAAAAAGATGGTTTCGTGCAGATTGCCGACATTTTCGAAGAAACCGCCAATCAGGAAAAGGAACACGCCAAGCGGCTTTTCAAGTTGCTCGAGGGCGGCGAGGTGGAAATATGCGCGGCCTTTCCGGCCGGAGTGATTGGCGACACCGCCACCAACCTGGAGGAAGCCGCTGCAGGGGAAAACCACGAGCACGCCCAGATGTATCCCGGCTTCGCCAAAATCGCCCGGGAAGAGGGATTCGAAGCCATCGCGGATATTTTCATGGCGATTGCGGTCGCCGAAAAACAGCACGAAAAACGCTATCGTGCCTTGCTGGCCAACATTAAAAACGGCAAGGTCTTCAAAAAAGACAGTCCGGCGGTCTGGCGCTGCCGCAACTGCGGCTACCTGCATGAAGGAACGCAGGCGCCCGCCGAATGCCCGGCCTGCGCCCATCCCCAGGCCCACTTCGAACTGCTTGGAGAAAACTACTGA
- a CDS encoding fasciclin domain-containing protein — MPSIMQTIEANSTLKTLATALKTAGMTDWLNKPGSFTFFAPNDDAFKRLNIEVIMEDKDKLATILQYHLVAEKHAAAALDAQNIFTLATEMGKSLSVYLDENEIMIDNAHIIEPDIECANGVIHIIDNVFLPQHSGWYETTA; from the coding sequence ATGCCGTCCATCATGCAGACCATCGAGGCCAACAGCACCCTCAAAACGCTGGCCACCGCCCTAAAAACTGCCGGCATGACCGACTGGCTGAACAAGCCCGGCAGCTTCACCTTTTTCGCGCCCAACGATGATGCGTTCAAACGGCTGAACATCGAAGTGATCATGGAGGACAAGGACAAGCTCGCCACCATTCTGCAATACCACCTGGTGGCCGAAAAACACGCCGCAGCCGCGCTGGACGCCCAGAACATCTTTACCCTGGCCACTGAAATGGGCAAGAGCCTGTCGGTGTATCTCGATGAGAACGAAATCATGATCGACAACGCCCACATCATCGAACCGGACATCGAATGCGCCAACGGTGTCATCCACATCATCGACAATGTGTTTCTACCGCAGCATTCGGGTTGGTATGAAACCACGGCCTGA
- a CDS encoding ABC transporter permease yields MLWNTLLLALRAIRRNLMRSFLTILGIVIGVAAVITMVTLGNGATKSVADQISSMGSNLLMVMPGQRFGPGSADAPKFKSADVEAIRNQISGASLVAPVVNASATAVYQAQNWSTSIAGSNDDYFDAGSWELASGRIFSEAEQRSGKAVCVIGETVREKLFGRQNPLGAEIRIKQFSCEIVGLLKAKGQSAMGSDQDDTVVMPLRTVQRRLAGSQDINRLMISVRDGASIDKVKEQLALLMRERRNISETEDDDFRVMDTRQIAETLTGTTKILTMLLGAVAAVSLLVGGIGIMNIMLVSVTERTREIGIRLAIGALEREVLLQFLIEAVVLSSLGGLVGIVLATVASMLLAGLMGIPYLFNPGINLLAFVFSAAIGVIFGYFPARRAAALNPIDALRHE; encoded by the coding sequence ATGCTGTGGAATACGCTGCTGCTTGCTCTGCGGGCGATTCGGCGCAACCTGATGCGCTCTTTTCTGACCATCCTTGGCATCGTCATTGGTGTGGCCGCCGTCATTACCATGGTGACCCTCGGCAATGGTGCCACCAAGTCGGTAGCCGATCAGATTTCCAGCATGGGGAGCAACCTGCTGATGGTGATGCCGGGCCAGCGTTTCGGCCCCGGTTCGGCGGATGCGCCCAAATTCAAGAGTGCCGATGTCGAAGCCATTCGCAACCAGATCAGTGGTGCCAGTCTGGTGGCGCCAGTGGTCAACGCATCGGCGACCGCCGTATACCAGGCTCAAAACTGGTCGACCTCCATTGCCGGCAGCAACGATGATTATTTCGACGCGGGCAGCTGGGAGTTGGCATCCGGGAGGATTTTCAGCGAAGCCGAGCAGCGGTCGGGCAAAGCGGTGTGCGTCATTGGCGAAACGGTGCGTGAAAAGCTGTTCGGCCGACAGAATCCGCTGGGTGCCGAGATTCGCATCAAGCAATTTTCCTGCGAAATCGTCGGTTTGCTCAAGGCCAAGGGGCAATCGGCCATGGGATCGGATCAGGACGACACCGTGGTGATGCCCCTGCGTACCGTGCAGCGCCGGCTGGCCGGCAGCCAGGACATCAATCGACTGATGATTTCGGTGCGCGATGGCGCCTCGATCGACAAGGTCAAGGAGCAGCTGGCCCTGCTGATGCGGGAGAGGCGCAATATTTCCGAAACCGAAGACGACGACTTCCGGGTCATGGACACGCGGCAGATCGCGGAAACCCTGACCGGCACCACCAAAATACTCACCATGCTGCTGGGCGCTGTGGCGGCGGTAAGTTTGCTGGTTGGCGGCATCGGCATCATGAATATCATGCTGGTGTCGGTGACCGAGCGCACCCGGGAGATTGGCATCCGTCTTGCCATCGGCGCGCTGGAGAGAGAGGTGTTGCTGCAGTTTCTGATCGAGGCGGTGGTGCTGTCGAGCCTCGGCGGTCTGGTCGGGATCGTGCTGGCCACCGTGGCCTCCATGCTTCTGGCCGGGCTGATGGGAATTCCCTATCTCTTCAATCCGGGCATCAACCTGCTGGCTTTTGTGTTTTCTGCGGCCATCGGCGTGATTTTCGGCTATTTTCCCGCCCGGCGCGCCGCGGCCCTCAATCCTATCGACGCTCTGCGCCATGAGTGA
- a CDS encoding PEP/pyruvate-binding domain-containing protein, whose translation MNRQSIASTGFFGLDDILDHLRVGDNVVWRVDSVADYDYFAQRFVQQALGEGRQVVYMRFGQHPSLVEPAPGVTIHKLDAYKGFEPFATKVYNILTETGPGVYYVFDCLSDLLLAWATDAMIGNFFQVTCPYLYELDTVAYFGLIRSSHSFKTIAQIRETTQVLLDLYRFNGLMHVHPTKVWQRHSPTMFLPHVKQDECFVPIANSYDATNLTRIYLRNSENAHRHLDYWDRLFLRAEALAATPSSRSEQEEMVDQLCRIMIGHDDRMLSLARSYFSLEDLLEIKSRTIGTGYIGGKAVGMLLARGMLLRDFSFDWQRYLEPHDSFYIASDIYFSYIVHNGWWKLLMQQKTPDGYFRHAPDLAEKFRHGSFPPEVREKFREMLEHFGQYPIIVRSSSLLEDSFGNAFAGKYESYFRVNQGAPEQRYEQFEDAVRQVFASTMSEDALTYRRQRGLDKRQEQMALLVQRVSGAYHEHFYFPELAGVGASYNTFVWDRDMDPRAGMLRLVLGLGTRAVDRAESDYPRIVALDQPGKIPQKNASDLRRFSQRDVDVLNVNKNAPETVSLLTLAGHRLNMELERYAVPDREALQRLEERGLKSRPAWLLTFEGLLSETGFAKLMQRMLKTLEKTYCYPVDIEFTVNFIGDDVPRINLVQCRPLQTRGLEKGGNIPEALPQERVFFESEGHFMGGNVVQPVHCIIWIEPQGYCPLPLSDKYEIARLVGRINKKVCDKQDLPTLLMGPGRWGTSTPSLGIPVRFSEINNVSVLVEVAFPPGGLMPELSFGSHFFQDLVETEIFYLALYPEDGHCFFNRSLLDRHPNRLLSLEPTAGRYEEIVKVVFLDEGELQLMSDVLAQKVICFGR comes from the coding sequence ATGAACAGGCAGTCGATTGCCTCGACGGGATTCTTTGGTCTCGATGATATCCTCGACCATTTGCGGGTGGGCGACAATGTCGTGTGGCGTGTCGACAGCGTGGCCGACTACGATTATTTTGCGCAGCGCTTTGTGCAGCAGGCGCTGGGCGAGGGCCGGCAGGTCGTCTATATGCGGTTCGGCCAGCACCCGTCTCTGGTTGAGCCGGCTCCGGGGGTTACCATCCACAAACTGGATGCCTATAAAGGGTTCGAGCCCTTTGCCACCAAAGTCTATAATATCCTTACCGAGACAGGCCCCGGGGTGTATTACGTGTTCGATTGCCTGTCGGACCTGCTGCTGGCCTGGGCGACAGACGCCATGATCGGCAATTTTTTTCAGGTGACATGCCCATACCTTTATGAATTGGATACGGTGGCCTATTTCGGACTGATCCGCAGCAGCCATTCCTTTAAAACGATTGCCCAGATCCGCGAGACGACCCAGGTGCTGCTCGATCTCTACCGGTTTAACGGCCTCATGCATGTGCACCCCACGAAAGTCTGGCAGCGGCACTCGCCGACCATGTTTCTGCCCCATGTGAAGCAGGATGAATGCTTCGTGCCGATCGCCAACAGTTACGATGCCACCAACCTGACCCGGATCTATCTGCGCAATTCCGAGAACGCCCACCGGCATCTGGATTACTGGGATCGCCTTTTCCTGCGGGCCGAAGCGCTGGCCGCTACGCCATCCTCCCGTAGTGAGCAGGAGGAAATGGTCGATCAGCTATGCCGCATCATGATCGGGCACGATGACCGCATGTTGAGCCTGGCGCGCAGCTATTTTTCCCTGGAGGATTTGCTCGAGATCAAATCGCGCACTATCGGCACCGGTTATATCGGGGGCAAGGCCGTTGGCATGCTGCTGGCCCGCGGTATGCTGCTGCGTGATTTTTCCTTTGACTGGCAGCGTTATCTGGAACCGCACGATTCCTTTTACATCGCCTCGGATATCTATTTTTCCTATATTGTCCATAACGGCTGGTGGAAACTGCTGATGCAGCAGAAAACTCCGGACGGCTATTTCCGGCATGCCCCCGATCTTGCCGAAAAATTCCGCCATGGCTCGTTCCCGCCGGAGGTGCGGGAAAAATTTCGGGAAATGCTCGAACATTTCGGGCAATATCCAATTATCGTGCGTTCCAGCAGCCTGCTCGAGGACAGTTTTGGCAACGCCTTTGCCGGAAAATACGAGAGTTACTTCCGCGTCAACCAGGGGGCGCCGGAACAGCGCTACGAACAGTTCGAAGATGCGGTGCGCCAGGTTTTCGCCAGCACCATGAGCGAAGATGCCCTGACCTATCGGCGGCAGAGGGGGCTCGACAAGCGGCAGGAGCAGATGGCCCTGCTCGTGCAGCGTGTGTCCGGAGCCTACCATGAACACTTTTATTTTCCGGAACTGGCCGGGGTGGGGGCCTCCTACAACACCTTTGTGTGGGATCGGGACATGGATCCCAGGGCCGGCATGTTGCGCCTGGTGCTCGGCTTGGGAACCCGTGCCGTGGACCGCGCGGAGAGCGATTACCCGCGCATTGTCGCCCTGGATCAGCCCGGCAAGATTCCCCAGAAAAACGCCTCGGATCTCCGCCGCTTTTCCCAACGGGACGTCGATGTGCTGAATGTAAATAAAAACGCTCCGGAAACGGTATCCTTGCTGACCCTTGCCGGACACCGGCTGAATATGGAGCTGGAGCGTTACGCGGTGCCGGACCGGGAGGCGCTGCAACGACTGGAAGAGCGCGGCCTCAAGTCGCGGCCCGCCTGGTTGCTGACGTTTGAAGGGCTGTTGTCCGAAACCGGCTTCGCAAAGCTGATGCAACGCATGCTCAAGACCCTGGAGAAAACCTACTGTTACCCGGTGGATATCGAATTTACGGTAAATTTCATCGGGGACGATGTGCCCCGTATCAACCTGGTCCAGTGCCGTCCGCTGCAGACCCGCGGTCTGGAGAAGGGCGGCAATATCCCCGAGGCTTTGCCCCAAGAGCGGGTTTTTTTTGAGTCAGAAGGGCATTTCATGGGGGGCAACGTTGTGCAGCCGGTGCACTGCATCATCTGGATCGAGCCGCAGGGCTATTGCCCTCTGCCGCTGTCCGACAAGTATGAAATCGCCCGGCTGGTGGGAAGGATCAATAAAAAGGTCTGTGACAAACAGGATCTGCCCACCTTGCTGATGGGGCCTGGCCGATGGGGAACCAGCACCCCTTCGCTGGGCATCCCGGTGAGATTTTCCGAAATCAACAATGTTTCCGTGCTGGTCGAAGTGGCATTTCCGCCGGGTGGCCTGATGCCGGAACTGTCTTTCGGATCGCATTTTTTCCAGGATCTGGTGGAGACCGAGATCTTCTATCTGGCGTTGTATCCCGAAGATGGGCACTGTTTTTTCAATCGCAGCCTGCTCGATCGGCACCCGAACCGCCTTCTGAGCCTGGAGCCGACCGCCGGAAGGTATGAAGAGATTGTCAAGGTCGTGTTTCTGGACGAAGGCGAACTGCAGTTGATGTCCGATGTGCTGGCGCAAAAAGTGATCTGTTTCGGTCGCTGA
- a CDS encoding ABC transporter ATP-binding protein encodes MNASSPLIRLVGITKTYGSGQAAFQALKGIDLRINAGEFVAVMGPSGSGKSTTMNILGCLDTPSGGSYQFQGVAVEALSRNQRALLRRHFLGFIFQGFNLLSRTTALENVELPLIYRGEPIAARHAAARAALEQVGLKGWEHHTSAELSGGQQQRVAIARAMVTRPRVLLADEPTGNLDTCTSREIMELIGRFNREQGITVLMVTHEPDMAAYARRVISFVDGRVESDRSSGEVA; translated from the coding sequence ATGAACGCATCGTCACCTCTGATCCGGCTTGTCGGGATCACCAAGACTTACGGTAGTGGCCAGGCAGCGTTCCAGGCGCTTAAAGGTATCGATCTGAGGATCAATGCCGGCGAGTTCGTGGCGGTCATGGGTCCCAGCGGCTCTGGCAAGTCCACCACCATGAATATCCTCGGTTGCCTCGATACGCCCAGCGGCGGCAGTTACCAGTTCCAGGGGGTGGCTGTCGAGGCCCTGTCGCGCAACCAGCGTGCCTTGCTGCGGCGGCATTTTCTCGGTTTCATTTTTCAGGGGTTCAATCTGCTGTCCCGCACCACCGCTCTCGAGAATGTGGAATTGCCGCTCATCTATCGCGGCGAGCCGATCGCGGCGCGGCATGCCGCGGCGCGGGCTGCTCTGGAACAGGTGGGACTCAAGGGATGGGAACATCACACGTCGGCCGAACTGTCCGGAGGCCAGCAGCAGCGCGTCGCCATCGCCCGCGCCATGGTTACCCGTCCCAGGGTGTTGCTGGCTGACGAGCCCACCGGTAACCTCGACACCTGCACCAGCCGGGAAATCATGGAGCTGATAGGGCGTTTCAATCGCGAACAGGGCATCACCGTGTTGATGGTTACCCACGAACCGGACATGGCGGCTTACGCGCGGCGGGTCATCAGCTTTGTCGATGGCCGGGTAGAATCGGATCGTTCCAGCGGGGAGGTGGCCTGA
- a CDS encoding efflux RND transporter periplasmic adaptor subunit, translating into MLPVLLLVAGYFLLRGSGDSGEPRYLVEKVARDTLIVTVTATGNLEPTNKVEVGSEMSGTIDAVYVDDDDRVSKGQVLAVLDLSKFEDAVAKSRATVQAAEASLQQAGATVEETRLKLQRYRKVRDLSNGKVPSSTEMETAEAEYSRAQANLASARASIAEAKAALRSDETNLDKAHIRSPIDGVVLERAVDPGQAVAASLQAVTLFTLAEDLSQMELEVDVDEADVGQVKAGLKARFTVDAWPGRTFEATITRVGFNAADDDGVISYPAVLQVDNNDLILRPGMTATAVITTVTRKDALLVPNAALRFSPSEAAPAKSSGRGLVGSLIPRPPRPTQKSQGSAGTQNGLQRVWVLRDGQAVSVQVKAGATNGRYTEILGDELQEGVEVITEMLSSKS; encoded by the coding sequence ATGTTGCCGGTTCTGTTGCTGGTAGCCGGTTATTTTCTGCTGCGGGGCAGCGGTGACAGCGGAGAGCCGCGCTATCTGGTTGAAAAGGTGGCCCGCGACACCCTGATTGTGACGGTAACGGCTACAGGAAATCTCGAGCCGACCAACAAGGTGGAAGTCGGCAGCGAAATGTCCGGCACTATCGACGCAGTGTACGTCGATGACGATGATCGGGTCAGCAAAGGCCAGGTGTTGGCGGTACTCGATCTTTCGAAGTTCGAGGATGCCGTCGCCAAATCAAGAGCAACGGTGCAGGCCGCCGAAGCAAGTCTGCAACAGGCTGGCGCCACGGTCGAGGAAACGCGCCTCAAACTCCAGCGATACCGGAAGGTCAGGGATTTATCCAATGGCAAGGTGCCGTCCAGCACCGAGATGGAAACCGCCGAGGCCGAATATTCCCGCGCCCAGGCCAATCTGGCGAGTGCCCGGGCGAGCATCGCCGAGGCCAAGGCCGCATTGCGCAGCGATGAAACGAATCTCGATAAGGCGCATATCCGCTCGCCCATCGACGGCGTGGTGCTGGAGCGGGCGGTCGATCCGGGGCAGGCGGTGGCGGCTTCACTGCAGGCGGTGACGCTGTTCACCCTGGCCGAGGATCTTTCCCAGATGGAACTGGAGGTGGATGTGGATGAAGCGGATGTCGGTCAGGTGAAAGCGGGGCTCAAGGCCCGCTTCACCGTCGATGCCTGGCCGGGCAGAACCTTTGAGGCGACGATTACCCGGGTCGGGTTCAACGCGGCCGACGACGATGGGGTTATTTCTTATCCCGCGGTACTGCAGGTTGACAATAATGATCTTATTCTGCGCCCGGGCATGACCGCTACAGCCGTGATCACTACCGTCACGCGCAAGGATGCCCTGCTGGTGCCGAATGCCGCGCTGCGCTTCAGTCCCTCGGAAGCCGCGCCGGCCAAATCGTCGGGCCGGGGGCTGGTCGGGTCACTGATACCGCGTCCGCCCCGTCCGACACAAAAATCCCAAGGGTCGGCAGGCACGCAAAACGGCTTGCAGCGTGTCTGGGTGTTGCGTGACGGACAGGCTGTGTCGGTACAGGTGAAAGCTGGCGCCACCAATGGCCGCTACACCGAGATTTTGGGCGATGAATTACAAGAAGGTGTGGAAGTGATTACCGAAATGCTGAGTTCAAAATCATGA